The following are encoded in a window of Psilocybe cubensis strain MGC-MH-2018 chromosome 4, whole genome shotgun sequence genomic DNA:
- a CDS encoding Phosphoadenosine phosphosulfate reductase: MSPTSQQLPELSKPLQLPLSESDLSSINAYLSSLTPEEILKWGVEYLPNLYQTTAFGLTGLVAIDMLSKLTSSPPPLIFLDTLYHFAETYELVEDVKKRYGVPVRVFKPEGCETAKDFEETYGSKLWETDEAKYDYLVEPARRAYEAFNVKSVITGRRASQGAARASLQPLEVDSTGLLKLNPLFAWNFSLVEWYIKENNVPRNKLLDQGYRSVGDWHSTTKVAEGQDERAGRWAGKEKTECGLHEDYFKMKAQAKVAAQ, encoded by the exons ATGTCGCCAACGTCACAACAACTTCCAGAGCTCTCAAAACCCCTCCAGTTGCCTTTGAGCGAGTCAGATCTCTCCAGCATCAACGCCTATCTGTCGTCTTTGACCCCTGAAGAAATTCTGAAATGGGGTGTGGAGTACTTGCCCAACTTATACCAGACGACGGCCTTCGGACTCACAGGACTTGTCGCGATCGATATGCTGTCCAAATTGACATCATCACCTCCTCCTTTGATCTTCTTGGACACCTTATACCATTTTGCAGAGACATATGAACTGGTGGAGGATGTGAAGAAACGATACGGTGTCCCAGTTCGCGTTTTCAAGCCTGAAGGATGCGAGACAGCGAAGGATTTTGAAGAGACTTATGGTTCAAAATTGTGGGAAACAGACGAAGCCAAATACGATTATCTG GTCGAACCAGCACGGAGAGCCTATGAAGCCTTTAACGTCAAATCTGTCATCACTGGCCGACGCGCATCACAAGGCGCCGCACGCGCTTCTCTCCAGCCCCTCGAAGTCGACTCTACTGGACTCCTCAAACTCAATCCCCTCTTTGCGTGGAACTTCTCATTAGTTGAGTGGTATATCAAGGAGAATAATGTTCCAAGGAACAAACTCCTCGATCAAGGGTATCGCAGCGTTGGCGACTGGCATAGCACCACGAAAGTTGCGGAAGGTCAGGATGAACGGGCTGGAAGGTGGGctggaaaggaaaagacTGAATGCGGTTTGCATGAGGACTACTTCAAAATGAAAGCTCAGGCAAAAGTTGCAGCCCAGTGA
- a CDS encoding Protein pob1, producing MPEYVYALHDFQPEHEDEVSFRAGERIEVVEKDDLYGDGWWQGRNLLGKVGLFPVSYTASVPPASAASTLPASEDTTGGTPSKTVLQPLHEESESESPPAPDILSPVPKQPLTSFLSTSTSSITNTNTTNTNTNATSTTDTTANTGNGYDSESDASLHLSRMPDGEVMKATMTDVQKAIEQLGRRGRGARDGEGGEGDDADGGRSFSFASTRDGIDTETDETDFDLSDVDGGGALAGGSGNGTGGGEDWHKNARTKLAAKARRAIQEAEKLEAMLASGDPSGSGVARRGVIAPPIEVELSDESDGEEDADGGGEYTRGSRFHRRDYILEEDEGEEEDGVLHQKELSSTATATATQRSSTIADADINHVVAPPRDETDVPTATAAQLSFPVFSPPPPAAPAAESSASAPAPAPAPAAAVIDTTTVDEVKAPSMPVPMPAPAPLVPASSQETHKRNSSTGIIPPSHDAAPADTAVVDTKHMSIVSSASAPQMQMPAASVFSPPVSQAESQQLREEESDLKKVHPTEWSVEQVVEWLKSKGFADVCDKFIEQEITGDVLLELTPDVLKTEIGIMAFGKRVRIANAISELRRPPSVEYPAPDMPVPVHAQNHSEQASPMQFHHQFMQGQGQGMVSQPHSRTQSQSHSHRSFPGTATGAGAGGLAPINAQSYAYAYAASQQSSLGSPMAPQFPVAAGTSSSFVGGGSGSSPSANGNGNGNGNGSGSGYSYVNGYANGNGNGYAGAGQFDVVPEGQSYTAVGGGSGNGVLGAAAVGAAGVGLGIGLGAGAGGVSPNTSPKRPLMLGPSPSDSALKESAAKAGAASSLIVPKDEDDRGHMSDGEIPATSQKMRRRLFGRSQDSTPSARLGSPLPSPSLRETHDRDKDSLRSTKDGHKEGKDRDSKDSKDRESKDRDSKDSKDKEKEKDSASVGSHTRHARAKKSVDGAVKHDRLSIFGGTFAGTLGKSRKPPPSATDEPAERTSKFMLPRLHGPSLRKASSTSQRPSTPSQSSSPKDVFAHDDKDTLASSSTQSQTVKGSSAANTLRKRTTSTQSHSPVVGSYAASSTVAGWKDEKEREGGKEKEKGGKEKEKEEETVGTIKQGQSILDQIGEPDHVGWMRKKGDRYNSWKLRYFVLKGPHLYWMRSNSKTETRIKGYIHIVGYKVTVDENVDPGRYGFRIDHDHDKTHYFSSEEKTVVRDWMKAIMKATIGRDYTKPVVSSCNIPTIPLVVAQAMNPAPRPPSPTARDATQKALRREYPDQLSSRDARVLMGLPGSDGKDERQKLDSFFSDDASTTNGGALNDVPATPTRRTAAPPRPSREMRRSASVRTATTAAEDTLIEWANTHLPENLQITDPTGPLCGGLALLRLAESIKGRPSSPPVPDSAFPTDPNDDKLDGLFRLFDFLLDNDVKMGSVSINDVRQGKRDKIVQLLRALKAWEDKRRVLANTIAKGSMQAGAGFMVPVLS from the exons ATGCCTGAATACGTTTATGCCCTCCATGACTTCCAGCCAGAGCACGAGGATGAGGTCTCCTTCCGCGCCGGCGAGCGCATCGAGGTCGTTGAGAAGGATGACCTCTACGGAGACGGGTGGTGGCAG GGCCGAAACCTGCTAGGAAAAGTCGGCCTGTTTCCCGTGAGCTATACCGCTTCCGTCCCCCCCGCCTCTGCCGCCTCCACCCTTCCCGCCTCTGAAGACACTACCGGCGGAACTCCCAGCAAGACAGTCCTGCAGCCCCTGCACGAAgaatccgagtccgagtcacCCCCTGCCCCCGACATCCTATCCCCTGTGCCCAAACAGCCCCTCACATCCTTCCTctccacatccacctcctccatcaccaacaccaacaccacaaaTACAAATACAAATGCAACGAGTACTACCGACACCACGGCCAATACCGGCAACGGGTACGACTCCGAGTCGGACGCCTCGCTCCACCTCTCACGCATGCCCGACGGCGAGGTCATGAAAGCGACCATGACGGACGTCCAAAAAGCCATCGAGCAGCTCGGCCGTCGTGGTCGCGGCGCGCGCGATGGtgagggaggagagggcgATGACGCGGATGGTGGGCGCAGCTTCAGCTTTGCGAGCACGCGCGACGGCATCGACACCGAGACGGACGAGACGGACTTTGATCTGAGCGATGTAGACGGCGGCGGTGCGCTGGCGGGGGGTAGTGGGAACGGAACGGGAGGCGGGGAGGACTGGCATAAGAACGCGAGGACCAAGTTGGCCGCGAAAGCGCGCCGCGCGATCCAGGAGGCGGAGAAGCTCGAGGCGATGCTGGCGTCTGGAGACCCGTCTGGCTCGGGGGTTGCCAGACGCGGTGTCATCGCCCCGCCGATTGAGGTCGAGCTGAGCGATGAGAGCGATGGCGAAGAGGACGCAGACGGCGGCGGGGAGTATACCCGCGGCAGCCGCTTCCATCGCAGGGACTACATattggaggaggatgaaggcGAAGAGGAGGACGGAGTGTTGCATCAGAAGGAGCTCTCGTCCacggcgacggcgacggcTACGCAGCGCTCGTCGACGATTGCGGATGCGGATATTAATCATGTTGTTGCTCCGCCGAGAGACGAGACGGATGTGCCGACTGCGACAGCCGCGCAGCTTTCGTTCCCTGTGTTCTCCCCTCCACCGCctgctgctcctgctgctgaatcctcagcctcagcccccgcacctgcacctgcccCTGCAGCTGCAGTGATCGACACTACCACTGTGGATGAAGTGAAAGCACCTTCGATGCCTGTGCCAATGCCCGCACCAGCACCCCTCGTCCCAGCCTCATCCCAAGAAACACACAAACGGAACAGCAGCACCGGGATCATTCCCCCTTCACACGACGCAGCGCCTGCCGACACTGCGGTGGTGGACACGAAGCACATGAGCATCGTctcgtcggcgtcggcgcCGCAGATGCAAATGCCTGCCGCGTCGGTGTTTAGTCCGCCTGTGTCCCAGGCTGAGTCTCAGCAGTTGAGAGAGGAAGAGTCGGATTTGAAAAAGGTGCATCCGACGGAATGGAGTGTTGAGCAGGTTGTGGAGTGGTTGAAGAGTAAAGGGTTTGCGGATGTGTGTGATAAGTTTATTG AACAAGAAATAACAGGCGACGTCCTCCTCGAACTCACACCCGACGTGCTCAAAACCGAAATCGGGATCATGGCCTTTGGCAAACGCGTGCGGATCGCAAACGCAATCAGCGAGCTGCGCCGCCCGCCGTCGGTTGAGTACCCTGCGCCTGATATGCCGGTGCCTGTGCATGCTCAGAATCATTCTGAGCAGGCGTCGCCGATGCAGTTTCACCATCAGTTTATGCAGGGACAAGGGCAGGGGATGGTGTCGCAGCCGCATTCGAGGACGCAGAGCCAGAGTCATAGTCATAGGTCTTTCCCTGGGACTGcgacgggtgcgggtgcgggtgggcTAGCGCCGATCAATGCGCAGAGCTATGCGTATGCGTACGCGGCTAGTCAGCAGAGCTCACTTGGAAGTCCGATGGCACCACAGTTCcctgttgctgctggaacTTCGTCGTCGTTTGTCGGTGGTGGGAGCGGGTCGTCGCCTAGTGCGAATGgaaatgggaatgggaatggaaatgggagtgggagtgggtaTTCGTATGTTAATGGATATgcgaatgggaatgggaatggatATGCGGGTGCGGGACAGTTTGATGTTGTGCCGGAGGGACAGAGTTATACTGCCGTGGGTGGTGGGAGTGGGAATGGTGTGCTGGGTGCCGCCGCGGTTGGTGCTGCTGGTGTTGGCCTAGGTATTGGGCTCGGTGCTGGTGCGGGTGGTGTAAGTCCCAATACGTCTCCT AAACGTCCGTTGATGCTGGGCCCTTCGCCGAGCGATAGCGCGTTGAAGGAGTCAGCTGCGAAAGCTGGTGCTGCGTCGTCGTTGATCGTGCccaaggacgaggacgatcgTGGGCATATGAGCGAT GGCGAGATCCCAGCGACGAGCCAGAAGATGCGGCGGAGGCTGTTTGGGAGGTCGCAGGACTCGACGCCGTCTGCGAGGCTTGGGTCGCCGTTACCGTCGCCTAGCCTGCGCGAGACGCATGATCGTGATAAAGACAGTCTGCGGAGTACGAAGGACGGGCATAAGGAGGGCAAGGACAGGGATAGTAAGGATAGTAAAGACAGAGAGAGCAAGGATAGGGATAGTAAGGACAGCAAGgataaggagaaggagaaggactCGGCGAGTGTTGGGAGTCATACGAGGCATGCGCGTGCGAAGAAGAGTGTGGATGGAGCGGTTAAGCATGATAGGCTTAGTATCTTTGGGGGCACGTTCGCCGGTACGCTGGGCAAGAGCCGTAAGCCGCCACCGAG TGCGACGGACGAGCCGGCGGAGCGGACGAGCAAGTTTATGCTGCCTAGGCTGCACGGGCCGAGTCTGCGCAAGGCGTCGTCGACGTCTCAGCGGCCGTCGACGCCTAGCCAGTCGTCCTCGCCGAAAGACGTCTTTGCGCATGATGATAAAGACACGctcgcgtcgtcgtcgacgcagAGTCAGACGGTGAAAGGGAGCAGCGCGGCGAATACGCTGAGGAAGCGCACGACGTCGACGCAGTCGCATAGTCCTGTTGTTGGGTCGTATGCGGCGTCGTCGACGGTTGCTGGGTGGAAGgatgagaaggagagggaggggggcaaggagaaggagaaggggggcaaggagaaggagaaggaggaggagacggtGGGCACGATTAAGCAGGGGCAGAGTATACTTGATCAGATTGGCGAGCCGGACCATGTGGggtggatgaggaagaaggggGATAGGTATAATTCGTGGAAGTTGAGGTATTTCGTGTTGAAGGGCCCGCATTTGTATTGGATGAGGAGTAATAGCAAGACG GAAACGAGGATCAAGGGATACATTCACATTGTTGGGTATAAAGTTACTGTGGATGAGAATGTTGATCCTGGACGATATGGGTTCCGgattgatcatgatcatgacaAGACGCATTACTTCAGTTCAGAGGAGAAGACGGTTGTGAGGGATTGGATGAAGGCTATCATGAAGGCCACCATTGGACGGGATTATACCA AACCTGTTGTATCGTCATGCAACATCCCAACCATACCGCTGGTTGTAGCGCAAGCCATGAACCCCGCACCCCGCCCGCCCTCGCCCACCGCGCGTGATGCGACGCAGAAAGCGCTTCGTCGGGAGTATCCTGATCAGCTGTCCAGTCGCGATGCCCGGGTCCTCATGGGTCTGCCGGGCAGTGACGGCAAGGATGAGCGCCAGAAGTTGGATTCGTTCTTCAGCGACGACGCGTCGACTACGAATGGGGGTGCTTTGAATGATGTGCCGGCTACGCCTACCAGACGGACGGCGGCTCCTCCACGGCCTTCGAGAGAGATGAGACGGTCGGCTTCCGTGCGAACAGCG ACTACTGCTGCTGAAGACACCTTGATTGAATGGGCCAACACGCATCTGCC
- a CDS encoding Translation machinery-associated protein 22, whose product MGKKRAQSPPRSAAPPTEGEAGSSSQQPAEPPKEPTPPVQVFYCAICSFPLEYCEFGSSLTRCKEWLKEEHEDLYNKYYSEEALQAKIGTLSLEAQSKLEKDTAKKEAKAEAKADAALKKKMASQVTIKRIERTKRKHVTAIHGLEAFSIDLKKAAKQLAGRFATGASVTKNAQGLDEIVVQGDVSDEIMEILEKGEGVLKGVPIANVEIVEDKKKKADA is encoded by the exons ATGGGCAAGAAACGAGCACAATCGCCACCCCGATCAGCTGCCCCTCCAACCGAGGGCGAAGCTGGATCTTCGTCCCAGCAGCCTGCAGAGCCTCCCAAAGAGCCTACACCTCCCGTTCAGGTCTTCTACTGTGCTA TTTGCTCGTTCCCTCTGGAATACTGTGAATTTGGTTCAAGCCTTACGCGATGCAAAGAATGGCTCAAAGAGGAGCACGAAGACCTATACAACAAATATTACTCCGAGG AGGCTTTACAAGCAAAGATCGGGACGCTCAGTCTGGAAGCACAATCCAAGCTCGAGAAAGACACGGCGAAGAAAGAGGCGAAGGCTGAAGCAAAGGCAGACGCTGCGCTGAAAAAGAAGATGGCTTCACAA GTGACGATCAAGCGGATCGAGCGCACGAAACGCAAGCACGTCACCGCCATTCACGGTCTCGAGGCCTTTTCAattgatctcaagaaggcGGCGAAGCAGCTTGCAGGTCGCTTCGCTACGGGGGCATCGGTGACAAAGAATGCACAGGGTCTCGACGAAATCGTCGTGCAAGGCGATGTGTCCGATGAAATCATGGAGATACTCGAAAAAGGCGAAGGAGTGTTAAAGGGTGTACCCATAGCCAACGTGGAGATTGTCGAGGAtaagaaaaagaaagcgGATGCCTAG
- a CDS encoding Chloride intracellular channel protein 4 encodes MSTSANTTSESIKDKDAGRVYHTECTGAALVTARAHADEKGVEEITLFGSCFCPFVQRVWVALEVLGIGYKVDEVDPYKKPKELLDVSPKGLVPALRFNRYQNPPRSLNESSVILEFLEDLAATTTKRGILPPVTNPSDLDTDARALARLQADHVNRALVPAFYRYLQAQDSEKQIAAGQDFHMALEGLVKLLERAEREVVQATAGAAAGEGERRMLRRGLGLWLDEEVELGWVDVVAGPWLYRAKIVLTHYRGFRMPEGERFSRWLGRLFEHPAFRATCSTEQLYLDSYERYAFNRPNTSMVANAINEGRALP; translated from the exons ATGTCGACCTCGGCAAATACAACTTCTGAATCAATCAAGGACAAGGATGCAGGGAGAGTGTATCACACCGAGTGCACGGGCGCTGCGCTTGTCACTGCGCGTGCGCATGCGGATGAGAAGGGGGTGGAGGAGATTACGCTGTTTGGAAGCTGCTTTTGTCCGTTTGTGCAGAGGGTTTGGGTGGCGCTTGAGGTGCTTGGGATTGGGTATAAGGTGG ATGAAGTGGACCCGTATAAGAAGCCAAAGGAGCTGTTGGATGTGTCCCCGAAAGGACTCGTGCCTGCGCTTAGATTTAATCGGTATCAGAACCCTCCGAGATCGTTGAATGAGAGCTCTGTTATCTTGGAGTTTTTAGAAGA TCTGGCGGCTACGACGACCAAGCGCGGTATTTTGCCGCCTGTGACTAACCCTT CTGATTTGGATACAGACGCGCGTGCGCTCGCGCGACTTCAAGCAGACCATGTCAACCGCGCACTCGTGCCTGCGTTCTACCGGTACCTGCAGGCGCAGGACAGCGAGAAGCAGATCGCGGCTGGACAAGACTTCCACATGGCCTTGGAGGGGCTAGTGAAGCTCTTGGAGCGGGCGGAAAGGGAGGTAGTGCAGGCTACCGCGGGTGCGGCAGCGGGTGAGGGCGAGCGCAGGATGCTTCGGCGCGGGCTGGGGCTCTGGTTAGACGAAGAGGTGGAACTGGGGTGGGTGGACGTTGTCGCGGGGCCGT GGCTGTACCGCGCGAAGATTGTGCTGACGCATTATCGGGGGTTCCGGATGCCGGAGGGAGAGAGGTTCAGTCGGTGGCTCGGCAGGCTATTTGAGCATCCTGCGTTCAGGGCGACGTGCAGCACTGAGCAGCTGTATCTGGACAGCTATGAGAG ATATGCGTTCAACAGACCAAACACAAGCATGGTGGCGAATGCAATCAACGAGGGGAGAGCATTGCCTTGA
- a CDS encoding Cullin-1 yields the protein MLSTPSAPPTVPNDFSTMPPRNAELDETWAYLNQGVDHIMNNLEKGLSFAGYTSLYTTVYNYCTSTKMHGRLDGNRSGANLVGSDLYNKLSLYFVDHFKPMLQKAATLSDEDLLRYYATEWHRYTTGANYLNRLFTYLNRYWVKRERDEGKKGIFQVYTLALAQWKEYFFMPIQRDNSKLSSATLRLITQQRDGETIDQGLVKKVVDSFVSLGLDITDPNKECLDVYKDQFETAFIAATEQYYKKESETFLAENSVPDYLKKAEERLREEETRVERYLHNKTRKELISKCEHVLIREHGELMWESFQNLLDFDKDEDLQRMYSLLSRIPEGLEPLRKRFESHVKQAGLAAISKLVGADSANIDSLDPKAYVDALLEVHQKNSEIVNRSFKGEAGFAASLDKACREFVNRNDATGTSSTKSPELIAKHADLLLRKNNKMAEENDLESALNRVMILFKYLEDKDVFQTFYTTKLSKRLIHGVSASDESEESMISKLKEACGFEYTNKLQRMFTDMNLSRDLTDSFKERMSQNHDDMDINFSIMVLGTNFWPLNPPPHEFVIPVEILPTYDRFQKYYQTKHSGRKLTWLWNYSKNELRTNYLNQKYILMTSSYQMAVLVQYNHNDTMSLDELVTATSITKDFLTQVLAVLVKAKILINDETEQYDLNPNFKSKKIRVNLNQPIKAEVKAESADVLKAVDEDRKYVIQATIVRIMKARKTMKNQALIQEVISQISQRFAPKIPDIKKAIETLLEKEYMERVEGSKDTFAYIA from the exons ATGCTTTCTACACCATCAGCACCCCCCACTGTACCCAATGATTTCTCTACTATGCCCCCTCGGAACGCTGAGCTGGACGAGACATGGGCTTACCTCAACCAAGGTGTTGATCACATCATGAATAACTTGGAGAAGGGGTTGTCGTTTGCGGGGTATACCAGTCTTTATACCACGGTCTACAACTATTGTACTTCTACGAAAATGCATGGAAGACTCGATGGCAACCGCT CCGGCGCTAATCTCGTGGGTTCTGATCTATACAACAAGCTCAGCCTGTATTTTGTAGATCATTTTAAGCCCATGTTACAG AAAGCAGCCACTTTGTCAGACGAGGATCTCTTACGATATTACGCCACAGAATGGCATCGTTACACCACCGGCGCTAACTATCTTAATCGATTGTTTACATATCTTAATAGATACTGGGTGAAGAGAGAACGAGACGAGGGGAAGAAGGGGATTTTCCAAGTCTACACG CTCGCTCTAGCACAATGGAAGGAGTATTTCTTCATGCCGATTCAGAGAGACAATTCAAAATTGTCATCTGCCACACTCCGTCTTATCACTCAGCAGCGAGACGGCGAAACCATTGATCAAGGCCTTGTGAAGAAGGTCGTCGATTCCTTCGTTTCGCTAGGACTGGACATAACCGACCCCAATAAGGAGTGTCTAGATGTCTACAAGGACCAGTTTGAGACAGCATTCATTGCCGCGACTGAGCAATACTACAAGAAGGAGTCAGAGACGTTCCTTGCTGAGAACTCGGTGCCCGACTACCTGAAGAAGGCTGAAGAGCGATTACGAGAGGAAGAGACTCGTGTCGAGCGTTACTTGCATAACAAAACTCGTAAAGAGCTTATTAGCAAGTGCGAGCACGTTCTGATTCGTGAACATGGCGAGCTCATGTGGGAGAGCTTCCAGAATCTCCTCGATTTCGACAAGGACGAGGATTTGCAACGCATGTACTCTCTCCTCTCGCGTATTCCCGAAGGCCTTGAGCCCCTAAGGAAGAGATTTGAGTCACACGTCAAACAGGCAGGCTTGGCTGCCATTTCAAAGCTTGTTGGTGCAGATAGCGCGAACATAGATTCCCTGGATCCTAAGGCGTACGTGGACGCATTATTGGAAGTTCATCAGAAGAACTCCGAGATCGTCAACAGAAGCTTTAAAGGGGAGGCTGGTTTCGCGGCCAGCCTGGACAAAGCCTGCCGTGAATTTGTAAACCGCAACGATGCCACCGGCACGTCATCCACCAAATCGCCAGAGCTCATCGCGAAGCATGCAGACTTGCTTCTTCGAAAAAACAACAAGATGGCCGAAGAAAACGACTTGGAATCTGCGCTGAACCGCGTT ATGATTCTCTTCAAATACCTCGAGGATAAGGATGTTTTCCAGACATTCTACACTACAAAACTTTCCAAGCGTCTCATCCATGGTGTCTCGGCCTCCGACGAGAGCGAGGAAAGTATGATATCGAAGTTGAAAGAAGCTTGTGGTTTCGAATACACCAACAAACTCCAGCGCATGTTCACAG ATATGAACCTGAGCAGAGATCTTACCGACTCCTTCAAAGAACGCATGTCGCAGAACCACGACGACATGGACATCAATTTCAGCATCATGGTTCTGGGCACCAACTTCTGGCCCCTGAACCCTCCTCCGCACGAATTTGTCATCCCTGTTGAGATTTTGCCTACATACGACCGTTTCCAGAAGTACTACCAGACCAAACACTCCGGACGTAAGCTCACTTGGTTGTGGAACTATTCCAAGAACGAGCTGCGCACGAACTACCTCAATCAGAAGTACATCCTCATGACAAGCTCGTATCAGATGGCAGTACTTGTGCAGTACAACCACAATGACACAATGAGTCTGGATGAGCTGGTTACTGCGACATCTATCACGAAGGACTTCCTGACGCAGGTTTTGGCTGTACTGGTTAAGGCGAAGATTCTCATCAATGACGAGACAGAGCAATACGATTTGAACCCTA ACTTCAAGTCGAAGAAGATCCGTGTCAACTTGAATCAGCCCATTAAGGCTGAGGTTAAGGCAGAGTCTGCTGATGTCCTAAAGGCCGTAGATGAAGATCGCAAATATGTCATTCAAGCCACTATTGTTCG AATCATGAAAGCAAGAAAGACCATGAAGAATCAAGCGCTGATTCAAGAGGTCATCTCGCAAATCTCGCAACGCTTCGCCCCAAAGATTCCCGATATCAAGAAA GCGATCGAAACTCTTTTAGAGAAAGAATATATGGAGCGTGTTGAGGGCTCGAAAGATACTTTCGCGTACATCGCCTAA
- a CDS encoding U5 small nuclear ribonucleoprotein 40 kDa protein produces the protein MSKRGLSPPPSGGIVIKRAKASPPPSNQIAISSAGDDRNKGLIRTVQRTSNLDAPIISLAGAHSGEITSCRFDPTGQNIAACSTDRSISFWRTYAPNTNYGLLSSHAKAPILDIQWSLFSPLIYSVSADHTLCMTDVTTGQRTRKIRAHREIINTVDRTMASGSGVELLATGSDDGTVKIWEGGEEAGKTAVSTFDIGCPVTSVCWSADGNSLYIGAIDNEIHVYDLRKGEQVSSLLGLTDTPTSLSLSPNGNFLLSPSLSSQTIVWDVRPFSPTPSRIHRVLHGAPAGFENTLLRGAWSRDDGGKRAAVGGADRAVCIWDVDSAKILYKLPGHKGTVTSVDFHPKEPIILTGSKDGTMLLGEIEVGLDV, from the exons ATGTCGAAAAGAGGTCTCTCCCCGCCGCCCTCTGGGGGGATAGTTATAAAACGTGCCAAAGCTTCTCCTCCACCATCAAACCAAATTGCTATTTCTTCTGCGGGTGATGATAGAAATAAGGGACTTATTCGTACTGTGCAGCGGACTAGTAATTTGGATGCACCTATTATCAGCTTAGCAGGAGCACATTCG GGAGAAATTACAAGTTGTAGGTTTGACCCTACTGGACAAAATATTGCAGCTTGTTCAACAGATAGAAGTATCT CCTTCTGGCGAACTTATGCACCCAACACTAACTACGGCCTCCTCTCAAGCCACGCAAAAGCTCCCATTCTCGACATTCAATGGTCCCTGTTCTCCCCACTCATTTACTCCGTCTCTGCAGACCACACTCTCTGTATGACCGACGTAACGACTGGCCAGCGCACCCGCAAAATTCGTGCCCACCGCGAGATCATCAACACGGTTGATCGCACCATGGCCAGTGGGTCTGGCGTCGAACTCCTTGCTACGGGATCAGACGATGGGACGGTCAAGATTTGGGAGGGTGGGGAAGAAGCTGGAAAGACAGCAGTTTCCACGTTTGATATTGGATGTCCGGTCACAAGCGTTTGCTGGAGCGCAGATGGGAACAGTCTATACATCGGCGCTATCGACAATGAAATTCAC GTCTATGATCTCCGCAAAGGTGAACAGGTGTCATCACTCCTGGGACTGACAGACACTCCGACATCCCTGTCCCTTTCACCGAACGGAAATTTCCTCCTCTCACCTTCACTCTCATCTCAGACAATTGTTTGGGATGTTCGCCCCTTTTCTCCTACACCATCGCGGATACACCGCGTCCTGCATGGCGCCCCGGCTGGCTTCGAAAATACCTTATTGCGAGGTGCTTGGAGCAGGGACGACGGCGGAAAACGCGCGGCTGTTGGTGGTGCCGACAGGGCAGTGTGCATCTGGGACGTAGACAGTGCCAAAATTCTCTACAAG TTGCCAGGTCATAAGGGGACCGTCACGTCTGTTGATTTCCATCCTAAAGAACCTATca TCCTGACGGGAAGCAAGGACGGAACAATGTTGTTAGGCGAAATCGAAGTTGGCCTTGACGTATAA